One Flammeovirga agarivorans DNA window includes the following coding sequences:
- the cobK gene encoding precorrin-6A reductase — MVLVFGGTTEGKRTIKVLEQRKMAFIYSTKTNVDVEESAFLNYRFGALDQAAMNLQISENNISMIIDAAHPFAEVLHQTVDLVAKENQIPVVRFGRKPIDIKETKEVHWVDGYTQAQALLFDQFQGKKLLGLTGVQTINKFEKWWKKNPSVYRILPRETSINIAANAGYPNEQLILSMPNQDQTLEEQLIKDQSIEVIMTKESGASGFLQTKIDAAQACNIPIIIIREPKIPASFQVVYTVQELEKILAQYSF, encoded by the coding sequence ATGGTATTGGTTTTTGGAGGAACAACGGAAGGAAAGAGAACGATCAAGGTACTCGAACAGCGTAAAATGGCATTTATCTATTCTACTAAAACAAACGTGGATGTAGAGGAAAGTGCGTTTCTAAACTACCGTTTTGGGGCTTTGGATCAAGCGGCAATGAACTTGCAGATTAGTGAAAATAATATTTCAATGATTATTGATGCTGCACATCCATTTGCGGAGGTATTGCATCAAACGGTTGATCTTGTTGCAAAGGAAAATCAGATCCCTGTTGTTCGATTTGGAAGAAAACCAATTGATATAAAAGAGACAAAAGAAGTCCATTGGGTAGATGGCTACACTCAGGCTCAAGCATTACTTTTTGATCAGTTTCAAGGAAAGAAATTATTGGGACTTACGGGAGTTCAAACGATTAACAAGTTTGAGAAATGGTGGAAGAAGAACCCTTCAGTATATAGAATCTTACCTCGTGAGACTTCTATAAATATTGCAGCAAATGCAGGTTATCCCAATGAACAGTTAATTCTTTCAATGCCAAACCAAGATCAAACATTGGAAGAACAACTCATCAAGGATCAGTCCATCGAAGTGATTATGACGAAAGAAAGTGGAGCAAGTGGTTTTCTTCAAACGAAAATTGATGCTGCACAAGCCTGTAACATTCCGATCATCATCATTCGAGAGCCAAAAATACCAGCTTCCTTTCAGGTGGTTTATACAGTTCAAGAACTTGAAAAAATATTAGCTCAATATAGTTTTTAA
- the cobJ gene encoding precorrin-3B C(17)-methyltransferase, whose translation MKITVAGLGPGHKDYILPLVVNALQKADVVIGYDYYFQFCEDYLKEGAVKIAMPLGKEEERAIVAIKEAKKNQHVFVIGSGDASIYSMAAIVYQVASLEKDIEIELETLPGVSAFLAAGSKLGAPLGHDFCCISLSDLMTPWQVIEKRIRAAAVGDFVCSLYNPKSKKRYWQLERLKKIFLEERDPNTPVAIIRQVTRPEEKITIQTLGTFDVEMVDMFSLVMIGNSQTFQFKNHLVTPRGYLNRKPKTGLEIQQESFRIVTEQLQDLQYSQDDKWAITRLIHTTGVIDDHVHYEASPKAVTSFSKYLQNGGVVVTDVTMVQAGITKKYTKEYGNQVVCLLNEEETVLLAEKEGLTRSQAGIKRAIAMYPNALFVIGNAPTALFELTDQLRENPYFEPTGIIGVPVGFVNVIESKEQLVQVKNTEWIVLNGNRGGSNIAAALVNACFTLQESENYF comes from the coding sequence ATGAAAATTACAGTAGCAGGCTTAGGCCCTGGACATAAAGACTATATTTTACCGTTGGTGGTCAATGCATTGCAAAAAGCGGATGTAGTGATTGGTTATGACTATTACTTTCAATTTTGCGAAGATTATCTGAAAGAAGGGGCAGTAAAAATTGCCATGCCTTTAGGTAAAGAAGAAGAACGAGCAATAGTAGCCATAAAGGAAGCAAAAAAGAATCAACATGTATTTGTAATCGGTTCAGGTGATGCGAGTATTTATTCCATGGCAGCGATTGTCTATCAGGTGGCTTCTTTGGAAAAAGATATAGAAATTGAATTAGAAACATTACCAGGAGTTTCTGCATTCTTGGCGGCAGGTAGTAAGTTAGGTGCTCCATTAGGCCATGACTTCTGCTGTATTTCATTATCAGATTTGATGACACCATGGCAAGTAATTGAAAAGCGTATTCGAGCAGCTGCTGTAGGTGACTTTGTTTGTAGTTTATATAATCCCAAAAGCAAGAAAAGGTACTGGCAATTGGAGCGTCTGAAGAAAATCTTTTTGGAAGAACGAGATCCTAATACTCCAGTTGCAATTATTCGTCAAGTAACGCGACCAGAAGAGAAAATCACAATTCAAACCTTAGGCACTTTTGATGTAGAAATGGTAGATATGTTCTCTTTGGTGATGATCGGAAATTCACAGACTTTCCAATTTAAAAATCATTTAGTGACACCTCGCGGTTATTTGAATAGAAAGCCAAAAACAGGTTTGGAGATTCAACAAGAAAGTTTCAGAATAGTAACTGAACAATTACAAGATTTACAGTATTCTCAAGATGATAAATGGGCTATCACTCGATTGATTCATACAACGGGGGTGATTGATGATCATGTACATTATGAAGCCTCTCCAAAGGCTGTAACGTCCTTCTCTAAATACCTACAAAATGGTGGAGTGGTTGTTACTGATGTAACTATGGTACAAGCAGGTATTACAAAGAAATATACGAAGGAGTATGGGAACCAAGTAGTATGTCTTTTAAATGAAGAGGAGACGGTACTTTTAGCAGAAAAAGAAGGTTTAACACGCTCTCAGGCAGGGATAAAAAGGGCAATTGCAATGTATCCAAATGCTTTATTTGTTATTGGTAATGCTCCTACAGCATTATTCGAATTGACTGATCAGCTAAGAGAAAATCCATATTTTGAACCTACAGGAATTATAGGCGTACCCGTTGGTTTTGTCAATGTCATTGAATCCAAAGAACAGTTGGTACAAGTGAAAAATACCGAGTGGATTGTATTAAATGGAAATAGAGGTGGAAGTAATATAGCAGCCGCTTTGGTCAATGCTTGTTTCACGCTTCAAGAATCTGAAAACTATTTCTAA
- the cbiB gene encoding adenosylcobinamide-phosphate synthase CbiB produces MDIKSILILIIAFVLDQIFGDPRVLPHLIVGYGNLIAKGEKRLNNGKNKFFKGALLTITLVSLSFVVPYYVLSYIDELNTIVSILLSVILLFYCLANKTLVKEGIAVFNVLEKEGLEAGRKRLSWIVGRDTSALNEQQIRTATLETMSENLSDGVIAPLFYFTILGVPGAMAYKMINTFDSMIGYKNDRYEQFGKFAAKLDDVANYIPARLTAFFMLIVSFRFGGLATVFTEGKKHSSPNAGYPEAALAYILKVRFGGPNFYGGKLVEKPYIGTNHRSIQHQEIYKVANINYSTSWFFVLLIAFYLILIQVY; encoded by the coding sequence ATGGATATAAAGTCAATACTCATCTTAATTATTGCCTTTGTGTTGGATCAAATTTTTGGAGATCCTAGAGTTTTGCCACACCTTATTGTGGGATATGGAAACCTTATAGCGAAGGGAGAAAAGCGTCTAAATAATGGAAAAAATAAGTTTTTTAAAGGAGCTTTATTAACGATTACTTTAGTGAGTTTATCATTTGTAGTTCCTTACTATGTACTAAGCTATATTGATGAGTTAAATACTATTGTATCAATACTTCTTAGTGTCATTTTATTGTTTTACTGTTTAGCCAATAAAACATTAGTAAAAGAAGGAATTGCAGTTTTTAATGTATTAGAAAAAGAAGGATTAGAGGCAGGGAGAAAAAGACTTTCTTGGATTGTAGGTAGAGATACTTCAGCATTAAATGAACAGCAAATTCGTACGGCTACCCTTGAAACAATGTCTGAAAACTTAAGTGATGGTGTAATTGCCCCCTTGTTCTATTTTACCATTTTAGGAGTTCCCGGAGCAATGGCCTATAAAATGATCAATACTTTTGATTCTATGATTGGCTATAAAAATGACCGCTATGAACAATTTGGGAAATTTGCAGCCAAACTAGATGATGTTGCGAATTATATTCCTGCCCGACTAACAGCTTTTTTTATGTTGATCGTTTCATTTCGGTTTGGAGGTTTGGCAACAGTTTTCACTGAAGGAAAAAAACATAGTAGTCCCAATGCGGGTTATCCGGAAGCCGCTTTAGCCTATATTCTAAAGGTGAGATTTGGTGGTCCTAATTTTTATGGAGGCAAATTGGTAGAGAAACCATATATCGGTACTAACCATAGATCTATTCAGCATCAAGAAATTTATAAAGTAGCAAATATCAACTATAGTACTAGTTGGTTTTTCGTTTTACTCATTGCTTTTTATCTCATTTTAATACAAGTCTACTAA
- a CDS encoding (2Fe-2S) ferredoxin domain-containing protein: MGKNIAETQQIFLFCDGGSCQKAGSEEVVRNVRAYLRNSGQWDSTHTIKTRCNGRCEDAPTCIVQPNYWYKDLTPQKGLEIIKSHLEHQKPVEDYLLYQDEWSEIKSEKERGAFTPKPFSIKMDSELGECRITKGFASDQYTYPLFLYLSENSPYSTLSLANRTSFSFSEIKNVNYSQKYTLELELAEETIELIIAPIDQKNQDLVKKRIAVVEYFEQLDSLKKGIRLKNKFGEELGLIWLENHAWQYCLEVQLKGIKLETV; the protein is encoded by the coding sequence ATGGGGAAAAACATTGCTGAGACTCAACAGATTTTTTTATTTTGTGATGGTGGATCTTGCCAAAAAGCAGGTTCTGAGGAAGTAGTACGAAATGTAAGAGCTTACCTTAGAAATAGCGGACAATGGGACAGTACTCATACGATCAAAACCAGATGTAATGGCCGGTGTGAGGATGCTCCAACATGTATTGTTCAACCCAACTATTGGTACAAAGATCTTACTCCACAAAAGGGCTTAGAAATTATTAAAAGCCATCTAGAACACCAAAAACCCGTTGAAGACTATTTACTCTATCAAGATGAATGGTCTGAGATAAAATCGGAGAAAGAAAGAGGTGCTTTTACTCCAAAACCATTTTCTATAAAGATGGACTCAGAACTTGGAGAATGCCGAATAACAAAAGGCTTTGCCTCTGATCAATATACCTATCCACTTTTTCTCTATTTATCGGAAAATAGTCCATATTCTACGCTTTCTCTTGCTAATCGAACATCATTTTCATTTAGTGAAATTAAAAATGTCAATTACAGTCAAAAGTATACTCTTGAACTAGAATTGGCAGAGGAAACGATAGAGTTGATTATCGCTCCAATTGATCAAAAAAATCAAGATTTAGTCAAAAAGAGAATTGCAGTAGTTGAATATTTTGAACAGTTGGACTCCTTAAAAAAAGGGATTCGACTAAAAAATAAATTTGGTGAAGAACTTGGGCTAATTTGGCTTGAAAACCATGCTTGGCAATACTGTTTAGAAGTACAATTAAAAGGAATAAAATTGGAAACAGTATGA
- the cobI gene encoding precorrin-2 C(20)-methyltransferase: MRRGKVYGISLGPGDPDLITMKGYKLLQFVDKIYYPGSIFQGGRKSSYSLQIMENYDLPQDKLVGFYLEMTIDRVHVHPVYEETFQKIKKDVLEGLDVAIVCEGDLSTYSSFSYLLEKFQQTDISISLVPGISSFHLGAAEIQQPLALLGETIHVLPILKSTKVLEDALKVSDTVVLMKIRSVMGHIQPILERGDINFTYCEKLGTAEQFITSSIDKVQERTIPYFSLLIIKKNKQA; the protein is encoded by the coding sequence ATGAGAAGAGGAAAAGTATATGGGATTTCACTAGGACCCGGCGATCCCGATTTGATCACAATGAAAGGGTACAAGTTACTTCAGTTTGTTGATAAAATTTATTATCCAGGGTCCATTTTTCAAGGTGGAAGAAAGAGTAGTTATTCTCTACAGATTATGGAGAACTATGATTTGCCACAAGATAAATTAGTGGGGTTCTATTTAGAAATGACAATTGATAGAGTACACGTACATCCTGTTTATGAAGAGACTTTTCAGAAAATAAAGAAAGATGTTTTGGAAGGATTGGATGTAGCCATAGTATGTGAAGGCGATTTGAGTACTTACAGCTCCTTCTCTTATTTATTAGAAAAATTTCAACAGACAGACATCTCTATTTCACTGGTTCCTGGTATTAGTTCTTTCCATTTAGGGGCTGCAGAAATTCAACAGCCTCTAGCACTTTTAGGGGAAACTATTCATGTACTTCCAATTCTAAAATCAACAAAAGTTTTAGAAGATGCTTTAAAAGTATCTGATACAGTGGTCTTGATGAAAATCAGGTCAGTGATGGGACATATCCAGCCCATATTAGAGAGAGGGGACATCAATTTTACATACTGTGAAAAACTCGGGACTGCTGAGCAATTCATCACATCATCAATAGACAAAGTTCAAGAGAGAACCATTCCATATTTCTCTCTTCTGATCATAAAGAAAAACAAACAAGCATGA
- a CDS encoding Rossmann-fold NAD(P)-binding domain-containing protein, which yields MKRKVTIVGVGWLGKPLANCLKNRGFDVRGSVASKEELLAFEPSEQISLIKIEEDKIHGCWSDFINSSDVLIICFPPADRRDQNGVYVKQIEQLIKHTPAHQKVIFVSSTSVYPNTNQSIQESDHFTPETIGGKNIYQAEKVLRQHFGKQLTAVRMAGLIGGGRHPSQLLRENRVLKNPNVPVNVIHQTDAINLIVEVIDQDLFGEVINGCADLHPIRRDLYTNAAVTLGLPLPIFRDSKSFAFKLIDNSKSKRLLSFEYIYDDPQAYFNEEVKI from the coding sequence ATGAAAAGAAAGGTGACTATTGTTGGAGTAGGTTGGTTAGGAAAACCATTAGCCAATTGTTTAAAAAATAGAGGGTTTGATGTGAGAGGTAGTGTTGCCTCAAAAGAAGAACTACTCGCTTTTGAACCTTCAGAACAAATTTCACTGATTAAAATAGAAGAAGATAAAATTCATGGATGCTGGAGTGATTTTATCAATTCATCTGATGTTTTAATTATTTGTTTTCCTCCTGCTGACCGGAGAGATCAAAATGGAGTGTATGTCAAACAAATTGAACAACTGATAAAACATACACCTGCTCATCAAAAAGTCATCTTTGTAAGTTCCACTTCTGTCTATCCAAATACCAATCAATCTATTCAAGAATCAGATCATTTTACTCCAGAAACTATTGGAGGAAAAAATATATATCAAGCAGAAAAAGTATTACGACAACATTTCGGAAAACAATTGACAGCTGTCCGAATGGCAGGTTTAATTGGAGGAGGACGTCATCCATCTCAGCTACTAAGGGAAAATAGGGTCTTGAAAAATCCAAATGTGCCAGTCAATGTTATCCATCAAACCGATGCGATAAATCTGATTGTAGAGGTGATTGATCAGGACCTTTTTGGGGAAGTGATTAACGGCTGTGCAGACCTTCATCCTATTCGAAGGGATTTATATACAAATGCTGCAGTAACCTTAGGGTTACCTCTACCCATTTTTAGAGACAGTAAGAGTTTTGCTTTTAAACTGATTGATAATAGTAAATCAAAGCGATTGTTATCCTTTGAATATATATATGATGATCCTCAAGCCTACTTCAATGAAGAGGTGAAAATATAA
- the cobM gene encoding precorrin-4 C(11)-methyltransferase, whose product MKKIAIIATTDRGLEQALILQKEFPKSLVVTTRKTDNEHVSIVASLSDYLNNYYHKLDGICFVSALGICVRLIAPYIETKATDPAVVCMDDLGKNIQSVLSGHQGGANQFAEKIAQVVGGKAIISTSSDLQEIWALDTLSQTYDWTVETDQPLNHLISLFVNNQPTALLLDVKDKGTAYLEKNLPEFVTVFYDSEEVDVEQFELLIAVTYKIYDFNIPSLYYRPKVLALGSGCSKTLDFPLFEARLKAELEEQKIAFSSLKTFGSIDIKAQQSAYLDLSNKYYLPFATFSKEEIDEVKVPNPSEMVQSKIGVDGVSESSAMLLSKQNKVLVEKTKVHLENDDKFTYSIALIKDFERRSAVAIIGAGPGDEELITVKGKQYLEDADCVLYAGSLVPEEMINWCKEDAIVRNSAMMTLEEQITLMFDQYKKGNSVVRLHSGDPSLYGAIQEQMTIFDELGMEYFIVPGISAFSAAAAVLKSEFTIPEVVQSIVLTRGEGKTPMPPKESVEAFAKTNATMCLFLSAGIAKKVQAQLLNHFDETTPVAVMYRLTWKDEEVYQGQLKDLAQIVKDSKKTRTVLIVVGKAIGARKNRSQLYSPDWQHIFRTNKKFVVK is encoded by the coding sequence ATGAAAAAAATAGCAATTATAGCTACTACAGATAGAGGACTTGAACAAGCACTTATTCTTCAAAAAGAATTCCCAAAATCTTTAGTGGTCACTACTCGCAAAACAGACAATGAGCATGTATCAATTGTCGCTTCATTGAGTGATTACCTGAACAACTATTACCATAAACTAGACGGTATTTGCTTTGTGAGTGCTTTGGGTATTTGTGTACGATTGATCGCTCCTTATATAGAAACTAAGGCAACAGATCCGGCAGTAGTTTGCATGGATGATCTTGGTAAAAATATTCAATCGGTACTTTCCGGACATCAAGGTGGAGCCAATCAATTTGCAGAGAAAATAGCCCAAGTGGTAGGAGGAAAAGCCATTATCAGTACATCAAGTGATCTACAGGAAATATGGGCATTGGATACATTGAGTCAAACTTATGATTGGACAGTAGAAACGGATCAACCATTAAATCATCTGATCAGCTTATTTGTCAACAATCAGCCGACAGCGTTATTGTTGGATGTCAAAGACAAAGGCACAGCTTATTTGGAGAAAAACCTTCCTGAGTTTGTGACGGTATTTTATGATTCTGAAGAAGTCGATGTAGAACAGTTTGAGTTATTGATTGCTGTAACGTATAAGATCTACGATTTCAATATCCCTTCTCTTTACTACAGACCTAAAGTATTGGCCTTAGGTTCAGGTTGTTCGAAGACCTTAGATTTCCCTCTTTTTGAAGCAAGATTAAAGGCAGAATTAGAAGAGCAGAAGATTGCTTTTTCATCTTTGAAAACGTTTGGATCTATTGATATTAAAGCTCAACAAAGTGCTTATCTAGATCTTTCTAATAAATACTACTTACCATTCGCAACTTTCTCAAAAGAAGAAATTGACGAAGTGAAAGTACCGAATCCAAGTGAGATGGTACAATCCAAAATAGGAGTGGACGGCGTTTCTGAGTCTTCAGCGATGTTGCTTTCCAAACAGAATAAAGTATTAGTGGAGAAGACAAAAGTCCACCTAGAAAACGACGATAAGTTTACGTATTCCATTGCATTAATCAAGGACTTTGAAAGAAGGTCTGCCGTAGCCATTATCGGTGCCGGCCCTGGAGATGAGGAATTGATTACGGTAAAAGGCAAACAGTATTTGGAAGATGCAGACTGTGTATTGTATGCTGGAAGTTTGGTACCAGAAGAAATGATCAATTGGTGTAAAGAAGATGCTATTGTTCGTAATTCAGCCATGATGACATTGGAGGAGCAAATCACTTTGATGTTTGATCAATATAAGAAAGGAAACTCAGTAGTGAGGTTGCACAGTGGAGACCCATCGCTTTACGGAGCGATCCAAGAACAGATGACCATTTTTGATGAATTGGGAATGGAGTATTTCATCGTTCCGGGAATCTCAGCATTTAGTGCGGCAGCGGCAGTTTTAAAATCAGAATTTACCATTCCAGAAGTAGTGCAGTCGATTGTATTGACGCGTGGTGAAGGGAAAACGCCAATGCCACCTAAAGAAAGTGTGGAGGCCTTTGCCAAGACCAACGCTACAATGTGCTTGTTCCTTAGTGCTGGAATCGCCAAGAAAGTGCAAGCTCAATTATTGAATCATTTTGATGAAACTACGCCGGTAGCAGTGATGTACCGATTGACTTGGAAGGACGAAGAAGTTTATCAAGGACAATTAAAAGACCTTGCTCAGATCGTTAAAGACAGCAAGAAAACAAGAACGGTATTGATCGTAGTCGGAAAGGCCATTGGAGCTAGAAAAAATCGCTCTCAATTATACAGTCCTGATTGGCAACATATCTTCAGAACGAATAAAAAGTTTGTCGTAAAATAA
- a CDS encoding AAA family ATPase: MSISIISGAAGTGKTTLINTIERSGVLTMPEASRQVIIDEQKYGREGMPWKNVERFSELVFQKKLDHLREYSEAIFCDRSIIDTIAYLRFQEKPVPDYLTSFPFHRYYKKEVFFALPWKEIYTKDPQRPESFSYQQQLSPVLEKTYLDYGFEIVYLPFTSVQSRLDFVLNKVCLPTKIK, translated from the coding sequence ATGAGTATTTCTATCATCTCAGGAGCAGCAGGTACAGGAAAAACGACCTTGATTAATACGATTGAAAGGTCAGGTGTATTAACAATGCCCGAAGCCTCGCGTCAGGTGATAATAGATGAACAGAAGTATGGAAGGGAAGGAATGCCATGGAAAAACGTAGAGCGGTTTAGTGAACTAGTTTTTCAAAAAAAATTAGATCATTTAAGAGAATATTCCGAAGCAATTTTTTGTGATAGAAGTATTATTGATACCATTGCCTACCTTCGGTTTCAGGAGAAACCAGTTCCTGATTACTTAACATCGTTTCCTTTCCATCGATATTATAAAAAAGAGGTGTTTTTTGCACTTCCTTGGAAAGAAATATATACCAAAGATCCTCAAAGGCCAGAATCATTTTCTTATCAGCAGCAATTATCACCTGTTTTAGAGAAAACTTATCTGGATTATGGATTTGAGATAGTTTATTTACCATTTACATCAGTACAGAGCCGTTTAGACTTTGTTCTTAACAAGGTTTGCTTACCAACTAAAATTAAGTAA
- a CDS encoding sirohydrochlorin chelatase, giving the protein MKEGILLCGHGSRRKTGTDAFKKLVALLKNRYENEYEVDYGFLEFSHPLYEAAVERLYEKGVRVIYALPVILFAGSHAKNDIPYEMNTIQSYYPDLEIKMGTHIGVSSYLLDLSKKRIEEQEALLPPIDRKECGLMVIGRGTTDPDANSDVHKLAAMLWEGMGFGFTTVGYSGTAYPTTAEALPMFEKLGMKRTYVIPFFFFTGVLLERIYATVDDFNKSSTTEYVNTEAFGADELILQAFDERLDQAKNGEANMNCQMCKYRKQIIGFEEEEGKDQVGHHLNVKGILFEEDEKVDEKKGVMKTFKNILGI; this is encoded by the coding sequence ATGAAAGAAGGAATATTATTATGTGGCCATGGGTCTAGAAGAAAAACGGGAACCGATGCTTTCAAAAAACTCGTCGCCTTGTTAAAAAATAGGTACGAAAATGAATATGAAGTAGACTATGGTTTTTTAGAGTTTAGCCACCCTTTATATGAGGCTGCAGTAGAACGGTTGTACGAAAAAGGAGTAAGGGTAATTTATGCATTACCTGTAATTCTTTTTGCGGGCTCACATGCTAAAAATGATATTCCTTATGAGATGAATACGATCCAATCGTATTATCCAGACCTTGAAATTAAGATGGGAACACACATCGGTGTAAGTTCTTATCTTTTGGATTTATCTAAAAAAAGAATCGAGGAGCAGGAAGCTTTACTACCACCAATTGACCGAAAAGAATGTGGGTTGATGGTAATTGGTAGAGGTACCACAGACCCAGATGCGAATTCTGATGTACACAAACTAGCTGCCATGCTTTGGGAAGGTATGGGGTTTGGTTTTACGACCGTTGGCTATAGTGGAACAGCTTACCCTACGACGGCAGAAGCCTTACCAATGTTTGAGAAATTAGGTATGAAACGAACCTATGTTATTCCTTTTTTCTTCTTTACGGGAGTACTGCTCGAAAGAATCTATGCCACTGTAGACGATTTTAATAAATCATCTACAACAGAGTATGTTAACACAGAAGCTTTTGGAGCAGATGAACTGATACTACAAGCTTTTGATGAGAGACTGGACCAAGCAAAAAATGGAGAAGCGAATATGAACTGCCAAATGTGTAAATACCGTAAGCAGATCATTGGCTTTGAAGAAGAAGAAGGAAAAGATCAAGTCGGACATCACTTAAATGTAAAAGGGATTCTTTTTGAAGAAGATGAAAAAGTGGATGAGAAAAAAGGAGTGATGAAAACCTTCAAAAATATACTTGGAATATAA
- the cbiE gene encoding precorrin-6y C5,15-methyltransferase (decarboxylating) subunit CbiE — MLQENKHIDFYIIGIGNHSEVQLNAEVKQLIQHHTVFSGGKRHYQLMKKHLPENHEWIEISGKMQNVIQQYQMKEQKVVVFASGDPLFFGFGNTLKRLLPSSNLEVLPYFNSIQRLAHKASLNYSDLKSISLHGRHTWKPLDVCLMQGEKMIGILTDKEHSPQHIAQRLLTYGYPNYTIYVGEELDGVKERVRQFTLEEASETAGYQLLNCVILIKTSDFIPPRSFADSTFQTLEGRPGMITKQSIRSLTLQALQLWDKKCFWDVGSCTGSIAIEAQLNYPSLQVFAFEKRPECGEIIDNNTKSHHCPGIQVSIDDFFEEDIQEITPPDAVFIGGHGNRLEEMIQKLDSVLLPNGLMVINTVLEKSFETFQKACLQLNYTVADPIKMSLNDFNTIHLLVAKKK, encoded by the coding sequence TTGTTACAGGAAAACAAACATATTGACTTCTACATTATCGGAATTGGCAATCATTCTGAAGTACAACTGAACGCTGAGGTAAAGCAGTTAATACAACATCATACGGTTTTTTCCGGAGGGAAGAGACACTATCAATTGATGAAAAAGCATCTGCCTGAAAATCATGAATGGATTGAGATTTCGGGTAAAATGCAGAATGTCATTCAGCAGTATCAAATGAAGGAGCAAAAGGTGGTAGTTTTTGCTTCAGGCGACCCATTATTTTTTGGTTTCGGAAATACGCTAAAAAGACTTTTACCCTCCTCAAATCTAGAAGTCTTGCCGTATTTCAATTCCATTCAACGATTGGCACACAAAGCCTCTTTGAATTACAGCGATCTCAAAAGTATTTCATTGCATGGAAGACATACTTGGAAACCTTTGGATGTTTGCTTGATGCAAGGTGAAAAGATGATTGGAATCTTGACGGACAAAGAGCATTCTCCACAGCATATTGCACAGCGATTACTCACTTATGGTTATCCAAATTATACTATTTATGTCGGGGAAGAATTGGATGGAGTGAAAGAAAGAGTTCGTCAATTCACCTTGGAAGAAGCGAGTGAAACTGCCGGTTACCAATTGCTGAATTGTGTAATTCTGATCAAAACATCAGATTTTATTCCTCCCCGAAGCTTTGCAGATAGCACTTTCCAGACCTTGGAAGGTAGACCGGGAATGATTACAAAACAGAGCATTCGTTCTTTGACACTTCAAGCATTGCAGTTGTGGGATAAGAAGTGCTTTTGGGATGTAGGAAGTTGTACAGGTTCTATTGCCATTGAAGCCCAACTTAATTATCCGTCATTGCAAGTTTTTGCTTTCGAGAAAAGACCAGAATGTGGAGAAATCATAGACAATAATACAAAGAGTCATCATTGCCCGGGCATACAAGTGAGCATTGACGATTTCTTTGAAGAAGATATACAAGAAATCACGCCACCGGATGCAGTATTTATTGGAGGTCATGGAAACCGTTTGGAAGAAATGATTCAGAAGTTGGATTCCGTTTTATTGCCTAATGGTTTGATGGTCATAAATACGGTATTAGAAAAATCCTTTGAGACTTTTCAGAAGGCTTGTCTGCAATTGAATTATACCGTAGCGGATCCCATTAAAATGAGTCTCAACGACTTCAATACAATACATCTATTGGTCGCAAAAAAGAAATAA